In the Thermodesulfovibrio yellowstonii DSM 11347 genome, one interval contains:
- a CDS encoding GspE/PulE family protein: MRLGDILLEKKLLTEQELNIALNVQKITGQVLGKCLTSLGFITSSELAEVLAIQHGLEYINIREHPIEMGLLKVFPKNVTESARFLPIEETDGIIKIAVTEPSNIVALDKVRTITGKKAKPYLTDEEGFIDILEKAYYFLENPTEKIIEDAINLSLTTGVIPPDSFPRIVDAVLAEGIRRGATDIHINLNAGVVSIFYRVNGILEPGYFLPKSIHTGLISRIKILSRLDIAEQRLPQDGSFIFTFIGKKYEVRVSTIPTVEGESVVLRILFGGSEEFYSLNKLGFNQTLSSSLKTLIKKPNGIMLVVGPTGSGKSTTLYALIREINRLQRSVITIEDPVEYRISFAKQSEVNEKIGYDFALAGRNFMRHDPDIILLGEIRDEETAKIAIRASITGHLVLSTLHTSDAVSSIPRLFDLGADRFLLSSSLLAVLSQRLLREICPFCKTSRDLNEREKEIFVSAGLHCEKIYYGTGCKMCRNTGFLGRVAIGELMIINEKIRDMIYEGASFNALTEAAKEQGMVPLMIDGLKKVAEGVSTLDEVERIVG, translated from the coding sequence ATGAGACTTGGAGACATTTTATTAGAAAAAAAGTTATTAACAGAGCAGGAACTTAATATAGCTTTAAATGTTCAGAAAATAACAGGTCAGGTTCTTGGAAAGTGTTTAACATCACTTGGATTTATTACATCCTCAGAACTTGCAGAAGTTCTTGCAATTCAGCATGGTCTTGAATATATAAATATAAGAGAGCATCCAATTGAAATGGGACTTCTTAAAGTTTTTCCAAAAAATGTTACAGAATCAGCAAGATTCCTTCCAATTGAAGAAACAGACGGAATCATTAAAATAGCAGTTACTGAGCCAAGTAATATTGTTGCTCTTGATAAAGTAAGAACAATAACAGGAAAGAAGGCAAAGCCTTATCTTACAGATGAAGAAGGTTTTATAGATATACTTGAGAAAGCTTACTATTTTTTAGAAAATCCAACAGAAAAAATTATAGAAGATGCGATAAATTTGAGCTTAACAACGGGTGTAATCCCTCCTGATAGTTTTCCTCGTATTGTTGATGCTGTTTTAGCAGAAGGGATAAGAAGAGGAGCAACAGATATCCATATAAATTTAAATGCTGGTGTTGTAAGTATATTCTATAGAGTTAATGGTATTTTAGAGCCAGGTTATTTCCTCCCAAAATCAATACATACAGGATTGATATCAAGGATAAAGATTCTTTCAAGGCTTGATATAGCTGAACAGAGGCTTCCTCAGGATGGGTCATTCATCTTTACATTTATAGGTAAAAAATATGAAGTAAGAGTATCAACTATTCCAACAGTAGAAGGAGAAAGTGTTGTATTAAGAATACTTTTTGGAGGTTCAGAGGAATTTTATAGTCTTAATAAACTTGGTTTTAATCAAACTCTTTCTTCAAGCCTTAAAACGCTTATAAAAAAACCCAATGGCATAATGCTTGTAGTTGGACCAACAGGTTCTGGAAAAAGTACAACTCTTTATGCATTGATAAGGGAAATCAACAGACTTCAGAGAAGTGTTATAACAATTGAAGATCCTGTGGAATATAGAATAAGTTTTGCAAAACAAAGTGAAGTTAATGAAAAAATCGGCTATGACTTTGCACTTGCAGGAAGAAATTTTATGAGGCATGACCCTGATATAATTCTTCTTGGCGAAATTCGTGATGAAGAAACAGCTAAGATTGCTATAAGAGCCTCAATTACAGGACATCTTGTTTTAAGTACCCTTCACACTTCTGATGCAGTAAGCTCCATTCCAAGACTTTTTGATCTTGGTGCTGATAGATTTCTTCTTAGTTCATCTTTGCTTGCAGTGCTTAGTCAGAGACTTCTGAGAGAAATATGCCCATTCTGTAAAACTTCAAGGGATTTAAATGAAAGGGAAAAAGAAATTTTTGTTTCAGCAGGACTGCATTGTGAAAAAATCTATTATGGCACAGGCTGTAAAATGTGCAGAAACACAGGTTTTCTTGGTAGGGTAGCAATAGGAGAGCTTATGATAATAAATGAAAAAATAAGGGACATGATTTATGAAGGAGCTTCATTTAATGCACTCACAGAGGCTGCAAAAGAACAGGGGATGGTTCCTTTAATGATTGATGGATTAAAGAAAGTTGCAGAGGGAGTTTCAACACTTGATGAAGTTGAAAGGATTGTAGGATGA
- a CDS encoding type II secretion system F family protein, which produces MSVFIYKAVNEQGKVFKGFIKAENYGEAVNLLGMKNIYVLSLSKIPAIFTPLISFFSGRIKNVNLIEFARNLSIMLKAGIPLTTALTDIAENITRERFKRVISDIKTMVEKGMPFNEAISMHKEVFPSVVQYLIKIGEETGRLDKSLDEIANYFQRIEDLRAAIKRALIYPIFAAVVSFGAVCFWLIYVLPQIVNAMKGMGIAIPFITQLLIQIGSFLKKFFYLLPLLPLIFFLSMPLIKKNEKLKWIKDFLLFKLPVMKQIFYNRAVALFSEQMRILTVTGVPIDVALDMTAEVVNNEIMKKAINNAKEKIVTGERISQSLKEQRIFPSMVIRLIDIGETSGNLDEQLGFLNNYYTSKLQEYSVRLGKIIEPVMILFIGLFFAVIFISLLSPLYDLISRLGR; this is translated from the coding sequence ATGAGTGTTTTTATATACAAAGCAGTTAATGAACAAGGGAAAGTCTTTAAGGGCTTCATTAAAGCAGAAAACTATGGTGAGGCTGTAAATCTTCTTGGAATGAAAAACATTTATGTGTTATCTCTTTCAAAAATCCCAGCTATTTTTACCCCCCTCATAAGTTTTTTCTCAGGCAGGATAAAAAATGTTAATTTAATTGAGTTTGCAAGAAATCTATCTATAATGCTTAAAGCAGGTATTCCTCTCACTACAGCCCTTACAGATATAGCTGAAAATATAACAAGAGAGAGGTTTAAAAGAGTCATCTCAGATATTAAAACTATGGTTGAAAAAGGAATGCCATTTAATGAGGCAATATCAATGCATAAGGAAGTTTTCCCTTCAGTGGTTCAATATCTTATAAAAATTGGTGAGGAAACAGGACGTCTTGATAAAAGTCTTGATGAAATAGCAAACTATTTTCAAAGAATTGAGGACTTAAGAGCAGCTATAAAAAGAGCACTTATTTATCCCATATTCGCTGCAGTTGTTTCATTTGGCGCTGTTTGTTTTTGGCTTATATATGTTCTTCCGCAGATTGTAAATGCAATGAAAGGTATGGGAATAGCAATTCCATTTATTACTCAACTTTTGATTCAGATAGGAAGCTTTTTGAAAAAATTTTTTTATCTTTTACCTCTTTTGCCTTTGATTTTTTTTCTTTCCATGCCATTAATCAAAAAAAATGAGAAACTAAAATGGATAAAAGATTTTCTTTTATTTAAATTGCCAGTAATGAAACAGATATTTTACAATAGAGCAGTTGCTTTATTTTCAGAGCAGATGAGAATACTTACAGTAACAGGAGTGCCAATTGATGTAGCGTTAGATATGACAGCAGAAGTTGTGAACAATGAAATAATGAAAAAGGCAATAAATAATGCAAAGGAAAAGATTGTTACAGGTGAGAGAATTTCTCAGTCTCTCAAAGAACAAAGGATTTTTCCTTCAATGGTAATAAGGCTTATAGATATTGGTGAGACTTCGGGTAATCTTGATGAACAACTTGGATTCCTAAATAATTATTACACCTCAAAGCTTCAGGAATACTCTGTAAGACTTGGTAAAATTATAGAACCTGTAATGATTTTATTTATTGGGCTTTTTTTTGCAGTAATTTTTATAAGCCTTTTAAGCCCGCTTTATGATTTAATATCAAGACTGGGGAGATAA
- a CDS encoding ExeA family protein has protein sequence MEYFDFYKFKEDPFGITPDPDFFYPSKSHIEAIESIKYLIQKGEGFMLITGNPGTGKTTLIRKVLTNFKEEKIFPIVIYNSSLTPDELLRGIIYKLSNQDKEIDLNKFQNKLSIVEFLTEYFKNRKLSGYKNLLIIDEAQDMPEETLTEIKHLSNIETEKEKLLQIILFAQPYFEDLLLKSKYSQINQRISLKVRLYPLAKEEVDDYIKFRLQKAAETPVYFKRGAIRRIYKASKGIPRVINLICSRALMVGYIKNSYKIKKSYVKSALKHLHL, from the coding sequence ATGGAGTATTTTGATTTCTATAAATTCAAAGAAGACCCATTCGGTATAACACCTGACCCGGATTTTTTCTATCCTTCAAAAAGTCATATTGAAGCTATTGAGTCTATCAAATATCTTATTCAGAAGGGTGAGGGATTTATGCTTATTACAGGAAATCCTGGCACAGGGAAAACTACGCTGATAAGAAAAGTTCTAACAAATTTTAAAGAAGAAAAAATATTTCCAATTGTGATATATAACTCTTCACTCACTCCTGATGAATTACTCAGAGGAATAATTTATAAATTGAGTAATCAGGATAAAGAGATTGATTTGAATAAGTTTCAAAATAAACTATCAATAGTTGAATTTCTTACAGAGTATTTTAAAAACAGAAAACTTTCAGGTTATAAAAATCTTCTCATAATTGATGAAGCACAGGATATGCCTGAGGAAACTCTGACAGAAATAAAACATCTTTCAAATATTGAAACAGAAAAAGAAAAACTGCTTCAGATTATTTTATTTGCTCAGCCCTATTTTGAAGATCTTCTTTTAAAATCTAAATATTCACAGATAAACCAAAGAATAAGCCTTAAGGTTAGACTATATCCTCTTGCTAAGGAAGAAGTTGATGATTATATAAAATTTAGACTTCAAAAGGCTGCTGAAACACCTGTATATTTTAAACGAGGAGCAATCAGACGTATATACAAAGCATCAAAAGGTATTCCAAGAGTTATAAATCTCATATGTTCAAGGGCTTTGATGGTTGGATATATTAAAAACTCTTATAAGATTAAAAAATCTTATGTAAAGTCAGCTCTAAAACATCTTCATCTATAA
- a CDS encoding ATP-dependent helicase — protein sequence MNLNKNQKIAVETSDRYLCILAGPGTGKTLTITAKIIHLLNSGINPEEIAALTFTQKAAIEMRERVLNNLHKKEDLPFIGTFHLLCIKLLREFLPEKEKYFKICTRAMQKEIISVLSNKNPDKIIEKITKFKNTGLNLDEKTTEFYEKYEQKKIELNLLDFDDLLIKTLHLLNKKIIPPLFSHIIIDEFQDINKIQYEIIKKLLKKEGSLSVFGDPDQAIYSFRGSEIDLFLNLPKDFKNLTLINLSLNYRSQANIIYASNKFITANIKRFSKKIEPLRQKGSKLTLIEVEDEYDEGKTIVKEIKSRLGASDFTETYGNREETQCTFSNFAVLARTNRQLKIIKDFLAKAGIPVKTIRRDTETWIASIVKKLTELISGGYTSKKILKDIRLSEFLESSGILEGLNDLEVSMLKNISKSYDTGKLLEQIHAFIDELSGLTSFDLFPENLNAVSLLTFHASKGLEFPVVFITGFEEGLVPYTLSSDYDLEEERRLFYVGMTRAMNDLIIIHAKNRLINGKKLSLPISSFIKEIPSECIAIKEVRIKKDVPKQNGLF from the coding sequence ATGAATCTGAATAAAAATCAGAAAATAGCTGTTGAAACTTCAGACAGATATTTATGCATTTTAGCAGGACCTGGAACAGGCAAAACTCTTACAATTACAGCAAAAATTATCCATCTTTTAAATAGTGGTATAAATCCAGAAGAAATAGCTGCTCTTACATTCACTCAGAAAGCTGCTATTGAAATGAGAGAGAGAGTTTTAAACAATTTGCATAAAAAAGAAGATTTGCCTTTTATAGGCACTTTTCATCTTTTATGCATAAAACTTTTAAGAGAGTTCCTTCCTGAAAAAGAAAAATATTTTAAAATCTGTACCAGAGCAATGCAAAAAGAAATTATTTCTGTTCTTAGCAATAAAAATCCAGACAAAATTATTGAAAAAATAACAAAATTTAAAAATACAGGGTTAAATCTTGATGAAAAAACTACAGAATTTTATGAAAAATACGAACAGAAAAAAATAGAATTAAATCTTCTTGACTTTGATGATCTATTGATTAAAACCTTGCATTTACTCAATAAAAAAATAATTCCTCCTCTTTTTTCTCATATAATTATTGATGAGTTTCAGGATATCAATAAAATCCAGTATGAAATTATTAAAAAACTTCTTAAAAAAGAAGGTTCTTTATCAGTTTTTGGCGATCCTGACCAAGCCATCTACTCATTTAGAGGTTCGGAAATTGATCTTTTTCTAAATTTACCTAAAGATTTCAAAAATTTAACTCTGATAAACTTATCTTTAAACTATCGTTCACAGGCAAATATCATATATGCTTCAAATAAATTTATTACAGCTAACATAAAAAGATTTTCAAAGAAAATTGAACCCTTAAGACAAAAAGGCTCTAAATTAACTTTGATTGAGGTTGAGGATGAATATGATGAGGGGAAAACCATTGTTAAAGAAATAAAATCAAGACTTGGCGCATCAGACTTCACAGAAACCTATGGAAACAGAGAAGAAACTCAATGTACATTTTCAAATTTTGCTGTGCTGGCAAGAACAAACAGGCAACTGAAAATTATTAAAGATTTTTTGGCTAAAGCAGGAATCCCTGTAAAAACAATCAGAAGAGATACTGAAACATGGATAGCTTCAATTGTAAAAAAACTTACTGAACTTATATCAGGGGGATATACATCAAAAAAAATTTTAAAAGACATACGTCTATCTGAATTTCTTGAATCTTCAGGAATACTGGAAGGACTTAATGACTTAGAGGTTTCAATGTTAAAAAATATTTCAAAATCATACGATACAGGCAAACTCTTAGAACAAATTCACGCATTTATTGATGAACTCTCAGGACTTACATCTTTTGACCTTTTCCCTGAAAACCTAAATGCAGTAAGTCTTCTTACTTTTCATGCTTCAAAAGGACTTGAATTCCCTGTTGTTTTTATAACAGGCTTTGAAGAAGGACTTGTTCCCTACACTCTTAGTTCGGATTATGACTTAGAAGAAGAAAGAAGACTTTTTTATGTTGGAATGACCCGTGCGATGAATGACTTAATAATAATCCATGCAAAAAACAGATTGATCAATGGTAAAAAGTTATCCCTACCTATTTCCTCTTTTATAAAAGAGATACCATCAGAGTGTATAGCGATAAAAGAAGTCAGAATTAAGAAAGATGTTCCTAAACAGAATGGACTTTTTTAG
- a CDS encoding endonuclease Q family protein codes for MFYADLHIHSKFSRATSKDMNLETIEQWAQIKGIKLIGTGDFTHPEWLKEIENKLNEEGNGLFTLKKQFRIEVPESCKDEVYFILSSEISCIYQKNGKLRKIHLVILSPSLKDVLKINYALSQIGSLTSDGRPILGIDAKVLMQIILEVSPESMIIPAHAWTPHFSVFGSQSGFDSLEECFEELTPHIYAIETGLSSDPPMNWRLSKLDKVILISNSDAHSPAKIGREANILDTELSYKSIINAIKTGKGFLGTVEFFPEEGKYHYDGHRVCGIRLSPKETIKRNYLCPVCGKKVTVGVMHRVEVLSDREEGFKPPQAVPYKSIIPLQEIIAEINNCSVQSKGVFNSYMKAIIKLGSEYEILLNKNLSEIDKFDSKLSEAIERMRLGKVLLEPGYDGEYGRIRVFGENMETEIKGQTILF; via the coding sequence ATGTTTTATGCAGACCTTCATATTCACTCAAAATTCTCTCGTGCAACCAGCAAGGATATGAATCTTGAAACAATTGAACAATGGGCTCAGATTAAGGGAATTAAATTAATCGGCACAGGTGATTTTACACATCCTGAATGGCTCAAAGAAATTGAAAATAAACTTAATGAAGAAGGAAATGGACTCTTTACTCTAAAAAAGCAATTTAGAATTGAAGTACCAGAGTCATGTAAAGATGAGGTATATTTTATCCTTTCTTCTGAGATAAGCTGTATTTATCAAAAAAATGGCAAATTAAGGAAAATTCATCTTGTGATACTGTCCCCTTCACTAAAGGATGTTTTAAAGATAAACTATGCTCTTTCTCAAATAGGCAGCCTTACTTCCGATGGAAGACCAATTCTTGGAATAGATGCAAAAGTGCTTATGCAGATTATCTTAGAGGTTTCTCCTGAATCCATGATTATTCCTGCTCATGCATGGACTCCTCATTTTTCAGTCTTTGGTTCTCAGTCAGGCTTTGACAGTCTTGAAGAATGTTTTGAAGAACTAACACCTCATATCTATGCAATAGAAACAGGACTCAGTTCAGACCCTCCAATGAACTGGCGATTAAGCAAGCTTGATAAGGTTATTCTCATTTCAAACTCTGATGCCCATTCACCAGCAAAAATAGGAAGAGAAGCAAATATATTAGATACAGAATTAAGTTACAAATCCATTATAAATGCTATCAAAACAGGTAAAGGCTTCCTTGGTACTGTAGAGTTCTTCCCTGAAGAAGGTAAATATCACTATGATGGACACAGAGTCTGTGGCATTAGGCTTTCACCTAAGGAAACAATCAAAAGAAACTACCTCTGCCCTGTCTGTGGTAAAAAAGTTACAGTAGGCGTTATGCACAGAGTTGAAGTTTTATCTGATCGTGAAGAAGGATTTAAACCACCACAGGCAGTTCCATATAAGTCAATAATTCCTTTGCAAGAAATTATTGCAGAAATAAATAACTGTTCAGTCCAGAGCAAAGGAGTATTTAATAGTTACATGAAAGCAATCATCAAACTTGGCAGTGAATATGAAATATTACTGAATAAAAATTTATCTGAAATTGATAAATTTGACTCAAAGCTATCTGAGGCAATTGAAAGAATGCGATTAGGAAAGGTGCTTTTAGAGCCAGGATATGATGGAGAATATGGCAGAATAAGAGTATTTGGTGAAAACATGGAAACAGAAATAAAAGGACAGACAATTCTTTTTTAG
- a CDS encoding lysophospholipid acyltransferase family protein: MITLRLHTNVIKKIILSAFKANRGKYTYEELVIDGLKILDMMRDVGCKVTIEGKENLKDLKPPCVFIANHMSTLETLVLPAVIGKEFKVTFVVKKSLLKYPFFGKILAALKPIPVTRKNPKEDYRIVIQDGFKRLQEGISVIVFPQATREIVFEPSRFNTLGIKLAKKANVPAVPIALRTDAWGVGKIIKDFGKIDPTKPICFFIGKPLYIENKGIKEHLQIIEFIEHSLRKCYN, translated from the coding sequence ATGATAACTCTCAGACTGCATACAAATGTAATTAAAAAAATTATATTAAGTGCTTTCAAGGCTAACAGAGGAAAATATACTTATGAAGAACTTGTTATTGATGGATTAAAAATTCTTGATATGATGAGAGATGTAGGCTGTAAAGTTACAATTGAAGGGAAAGAAAATTTAAAAGATTTAAAACCACCATGTGTTTTTATAGCAAACCATATGAGCACTCTTGAAACACTTGTGCTCCCTGCAGTTATTGGCAAGGAATTTAAAGTAACTTTTGTTGTAAAAAAATCCTTACTTAAATATCCATTTTTCGGAAAAATCTTAGCAGCTCTAAAGCCAATTCCTGTTACAAGAAAAAACCCAAAAGAAGATTATAGAATAGTAATTCAAGATGGATTTAAAAGGTTACAGGAAGGCATATCTGTAATAGTCTTTCCTCAGGCAACAAGAGAGATTGTCTTTGAACCTTCCAGATTCAATACATTGGGGATAAAGCTGGCAAAAAAAGCAAATGTTCCAGCTGTTCCAATAGCTTTAAGAACAGATGCATGGGGTGTTGGTAAAATAATTAAAGATTTTGGCAAAATTGACCCAACAAAGCCTATTTGCTTTTTTATAGGAAAGCCTTTATATATTGAAAATAAAGGGATTAAAGAACACCTTCAAATTATTGAGTTCATAGAGCATTCATTGAGAAAATGTTATAATTAA
- the queC gene encoding 7-cyano-7-deazaguanine synthase QueC, with amino-acid sequence MKKAVILLSGGIDSSTTLIIAKSEGFECYALSFDYGQRHKIEIEAAKKVAKHIGVKEHLIVSFDLRKIGGSALTSKMEIPKEEIEGIPITYVPARNTIFLSFGLAWAEVLQCPNIFIGANIVDYSGYPDCRPEYLQAFERMANLATKISVEGTLKFKINAPLLYLTKSEIIKKGIELGLDYSLTWSCYDPQGDPENPSPCLKCPSCIYRLKGFKEAGIIDPLVK; translated from the coding sequence ATGAAAAAAGCTGTGATACTACTTAGTGGAGGTATTGATTCATCAACTACACTTATTATAGCAAAATCAGAAGGATTTGAATGTTATGCCCTTTCCTTTGACTACGGTCAGAGACATAAAATAGAAATTGAAGCAGCAAAAAAAGTAGCAAAACACATTGGAGTAAAAGAGCACCTTATTGTTTCTTTTGATTTAAGAAAAATCGGAGGTTCTGCTCTCACATCCAAGATGGAAATTCCTAAAGAAGAAATTGAAGGAATACCTATCACCTATGTTCCTGCAAGAAATACTATATTTCTGAGCTTTGGATTAGCCTGGGCAGAAGTACTTCAATGTCCCAATATTTTTATAGGAGCAAATATTGTTGACTATTCAGGTTATCCTGATTGCCGACCTGAATATCTTCAAGCATTTGAAAGAATGGCAAATCTTGCAACAAAAATTTCTGTTGAAGGAACCCTCAAATTCAAAATAAATGCACCGCTTCTTTATTTAACAAAATCAGAAATAATCAAAAAAGGTATAGAACTTGGATTAGATTACTCTCTTACATGGAGTTGTTATGATCCTCAGGGTGATCCTGAAAATCCTTCACCTTGTCTTAAATGTCCAAGCTGTATTTATAGACTAAAGGGCTTTAAAGAAGCTGGAATAATAGACCCTCTCGTTAAATGA
- the plsY gene encoding glycerol-3-phosphate 1-O-acyltransferase PlsY yields MSLILFLFAFFFGSIPWGYIIGKLKGIDLRHVGSGNIGTTNVLRAIGKKEALITLLLDISKGAIPVLVVKIIPSYGDNLFLIGLVGIFSILGHCYTPFLKFKGGKGVATSIGVLLAYMPLAGLITILIWIITFKISKISSLSALISFALLPMNVFLLDYPEEIKFFAFLFTTVIYLRHIQNIKRLLKGTELKIGDKK; encoded by the coding sequence ATGAGTCTTATTTTATTTTTATTCGCATTCTTTTTTGGTTCTATTCCATGGGGATACATAATTGGTAAATTAAAAGGAATTGACCTAAGGCACGTTGGAAGTGGAAATATAGGAACAACCAATGTTTTAAGAGCTATAGGGAAAAAAGAAGCATTAATTACACTTTTACTTGATATTTCAAAAGGAGCTATCCCTGTTTTAGTTGTAAAAATAATACCTTCTTACGGAGACAATCTATTTTTAATAGGATTAGTAGGAATTTTTTCTATTCTTGGACACTGTTATACGCCTTTTCTAAAATTTAAAGGAGGGAAAGGTGTTGCAACTTCAATTGGAGTGCTTTTAGCCTATATGCCATTAGCAGGTTTAATCACAATTCTCATATGGATAATAACATTTAAAATAAGTAAAATCTCCTCTCTCAGTGCGCTTATCTCTTTTGCTTTACTGCCTATGAATGTTTTTCTTTTAGACTATCCTGAAGAAATTAAATTTTTTGCCTTTTTATTTACTACTGTTATATACCTGAGACATATACAAAACATAAAAAGATTATTAAAAGGAACTGAACTCAAAATTGGAGATAAAAAATGA
- the pgsA gene encoding CDP-diacylglycerol--glycerol-3-phosphate 3-phosphatidyltransferase — protein MNIKTFNLPTTLTIIRILIVPIFIIEAPANPQLGAFLFLIASITDFLDGYLARKFKQITKLGIILDPIADKLLVITALIILVDLVRVPAWIATIIILREFIITTLRFYALSRGVIIPAEKAGKAKTVLQMIAILFLFIAEEIYGLDLYDVGLILIYIATFVAVYSAIKYLFYFWRNIK, from the coding sequence ATGAATATAAAAACCTTTAATCTTCCCACAACATTAACAATCATAAGAATATTGATAGTTCCTATTTTTATAATTGAGGCTCCTGCAAATCCTCAGTTAGGAGCTTTTCTATTTCTTATTGCATCAATCACTGATTTTCTTGATGGCTATTTAGCAAGAAAATTCAAGCAAATTACAAAATTAGGCATAATTTTAGACCCTATCGCAGACAAACTCCTTGTAATCACTGCTTTGATTATCCTTGTTGATCTGGTAAGAGTTCCTGCATGGATTGCTACTATAATAATTCTGAGAGAGTTTATTATTACAACTCTACGTTTTTATGCACTTTCAAGAGGAGTGATTATTCCTGCTGAAAAAGCAGGTAAGGCAAAAACTGTTTTACAGATGATAGCTATTTTATTTCTTTTTATAGCAGAAGAAATATATGGATTAGACCTTTATGATGTAGGACTTATTTTAATTTACATTGCCACATTTGTAGCAGTATATTCAGCAATTAAGTATCTTTTCTATTTCTGGAGGAATATTAAATGA
- the rfaE2 gene encoding D-glycero-beta-D-manno-heptose 1-phosphate adenylyltransferase: MGKIVHAMKLKNEIDNLKKQGNKIVFTNGCFDIIHVGHVRYLKEAKKLGDILVIGLNSDKSVKKIKPLRPINPENERAEVLSSLEMVDFVTFFDEETPYNLIKFLEPDVLVKGGDWKVENIVGAELVKEVHSLPYIEGISTTGIIERILKNYTTKNLSDEIIKKAKNIKFLILDVDGVLTSGGIILDNENNELKIFNVRDGHGLVMLHKSGINLAVITGRHSKALERRMKELGIAEVYQGTREKLKIFNEIVEKYNLKKEEIAAMGDDIIDLSILDRVGLSVCPQDAHEEVKKRVNYVTEQKAGQGAVRELCDIILKAKGLWDKFVDEYKNL; this comes from the coding sequence ATGGGTAAGATTGTCCATGCAATGAAACTAAAAAATGAAATAGATAACCTAAAAAAACAGGGCAATAAGATTGTTTTCACTAACGGATGTTTTGATATTATTCATGTAGGACATGTCAGATATCTTAAAGAAGCAAAAAAGTTAGGCGATATTCTTGTGATAGGATTAAACTCCGACAAATCAGTCAAAAAAATCAAACCATTAAGACCTATAAATCCAGAGAATGAAAGAGCAGAAGTTCTTTCATCACTTGAAATGGTTGATTTTGTTACATTTTTTGATGAGGAAACACCTTATAATCTTATTAAATTTCTTGAACCTGATGTTTTGGTTAAAGGTGGTGACTGGAAAGTTGAAAACATTGTTGGTGCTGAATTAGTAAAGGAAGTCCACAGCCTTCCATATATTGAAGGCATTTCAACAACTGGAATAATTGAAAGAATTTTAAAAAACTACACAACTAAAAATCTTTCTGATGAAATAATTAAAAAGGCAAAGAATATAAAATTTTTAATTCTTGATGTGGATGGAGTTTTAACTTCTGGAGGCATCATTCTTGACAATGAAAATAATGAGCTGAAAATTTTTAATGTAAGAGACGGGCACGGGCTGGTTATGCTTCATAAATCAGGAATAAATTTAGCTGTAATAACAGGAAGACACTCAAAAGCTCTTGAAAGAAGAATGAAAGAACTGGGAATAGCTGAAGTTTATCAGGGCACGAGGGAAAAACTTAAAATTTTCAATGAAATAGTTGAAAAATACAATCTCAAAAAAGAAGAAATCGCAGCTATGGGAGATGATATAATTGATTTATCAATTTTGGACAGAGTAGGTCTTTCAGTATGTCCTCAGGATGCTCATGAAGAAGTTAAAAAAAGAGTAAACTATGTGACTGAACAAAAAGCTGGACAGGGTGCTGTAAGAGAGTTATGTGATATTATATTGAAAGCAAAAGGATTATGGGATAAATTTGTAGATGAATATAAAAACCTTTAA
- a CDS encoding NUDIX hydrolase yields MKRAFSAGGIVYKIEDGNVKILLISTKDGKVWALPKGLVEKKEDPKETALREIKEETGVDVKIVDELGEVSYWFIMEGERYFKTVKYFLAEYTGGQVNPDWEVSSAQWFTIQEALKKLTYKSDKEILKKAMEKING; encoded by the coding sequence ATGAAAAGAGCATTTTCAGCAGGCGGAATAGTCTATAAAATTGAAGATGGTAATGTAAAAATTCTATTAATTTCAACAAAGGATGGAAAAGTATGGGCTCTTCCTAAGGGACTTGTTGAAAAAAAAGAAGACCCAAAAGAAACTGCCTTAAGAGAAATAAAAGAAGAAACAGGGGTTGATGTGAAAATTGTAGATGAATTGGGTGAAGTATCCTATTGGTTCATAATGGAAGGTGAAAGATATTTTAAAACTGTAAAATATTTTCTTGCTGAATATACAGGAGGCCAGGTAAATCCTGACTGGGAAGTTAGTTCTGCTCAATGGTTTACCATCCAAGAAGCTCTGAAAAAACTTACATACAAAAGTGATAAAGAAATTTTAAAGAAAGCTATGGAGAAAATTAATGGGTAA